From the genome of Populus alba chromosome 10, ASM523922v2, whole genome shotgun sequence, one region includes:
- the LOC118043234 gene encoding stress-response A/B barrel domain-containing protein HS1 → MEQVKGVVKHMVLAKFKEGVPEEEIEKHIKDYANLLNHIEHMKSFQWGTDVSIENLHQGFTHIFEVTFETLDGRSAYVAHPAHVDFGTAFLTILEKIVVVDFVPTLVKL, encoded by the exons ATGGAGCAAGTGAAGGGAGTGGTAAAGCACATGGTCCTGGCCAAGTTCAAAGAAGGAGTGCCCgaagaagaaattgagaaaCACATAAAAGACTACGCCAATCTGCTCAACCACATCGAACACATGAAGTCTTTCCAGTG GGGGACAGACGTGAGCATCGAGAACCTTCATCAAGGATTCACTCATATCTTCGAGGTTACTTTTGAGACATTAGATGGCCGATCAGCGTATGTAGCTCATCCTGCTCATGTTGATTTTGGCACTGCTTTCTTGACTATCTTGGAGAAAATCGTCGTGGTCGATTTCGTGCCCACGCTCGTTAAACTCTAA
- the LOC118043236 gene encoding stress-response A/B barrel domain-containing protein HS1, translating into MEGGKGVVKHIFLAKFKEGTTEEEIEKHIMSYADLLNHIEHMKSFEWGTDVSIENLHQGFTHIFEATFETLEGRSAYVAHPAHVKFGTALFPTLEKVIVIDYVPKA; encoded by the exons aTGGAGGGAGGAAAAGGGGTGGTGAAGCACATATTCCTGGCCAAGTTCAAAGAAGGAACCACAGAGGAAGAGATTGAGAAACATATAATGAGCTATGCCGATCTCCTCAACCATATCGAACACATGAAGTCTTTCGAGTG GGGGACGGACGTGAGCATTGAGAACCTTCATCAAGGTTTCACTCATATCTTTGAGGCTACTTTTGAGACATTAGAGGGCCGATCAGCATATGTAGCTCATCCTGCTCATGTTAAATTTGGCACTGCTTTGTTTCCTACCTTGGAGAAGGTAATTGTGATCGACTACGTCCCCAAAGCTTAA
- the LOC118043241 gene encoding probable protein phosphatase 2C 13, producing the protein MIVSSRKTVTETADMMCNVIDVQYQLCLAKDQQNMTPSTPVFDSISTEISRFESVVSCTETLNETVVESSAAKPFPCIRSGSYADIGTRLSMDDEHIRIDDLSAHLGYFKCPSSFYAVFDGHGGPDAAAYVKRNAMRLFFEDVDLPQISDIDDIFLKELINSHRKAFLLADHALADESTVNSSCGTTALTALVLGRHLVVANAGDCRAVLCRKGVAVDASQDHKPSYFPERRRVEESGGYIEDEYVNGYLSVTRALGDWDFKLPLGSTSPLIAEPDVQQFMLSEDDEFMIIGCDGIWDVMSSQYAVSLVRRGLRRHNDPELGARELVMEASRLHSADNLTAVVVCFLSPNPVESCPPQRRRLRCFCLSEEARNKLKSLFEGN; encoded by the exons ATGATAGTGAGTAGTCGAAAAACGGTGACCGAAACGGCAGACATGATGTGTAATGTTATTGATGTGCAATATCAACTTTGCCTGGCTAAAGATCAGCAGAACATGACTCCTTCCACTCCTGTTTTTGATTCGATTTCCACAGAAATCTCGCGTTTTGAGTCG GTTGTGAGCTGCACAGAGACCCTTAATGAAACTGTTGTTGAGTCTTCTGCTGCCAAGCCTTTTCCATGCATCCGTTCTGGTAGCTATGCTGATATTGGAACAAGGCTGTCTATGGATGATGAACACATTAGGATTGATGATCTATCTGCCCATCTGGGTTATTTCAAGTGTCCAAGCTCTTTTTATGCTGTTTTTGATGGTCATGGAGGGCCAGATGCAGCTGCTTATGTCAAGAGGAATGCAATGAGATTGTTTTTTGAAGATGTTGACTTGCCACAAATATCAGATATTGATGATATCTTCCTAAAAGAACTGATTAATTCCCATAGAAAAGCATTTTTGCTGGCTGACCATGCATTGGCTGATGAAAGCACTGTTAACAGTTCATGCGGAACAACAGCATTGACTGCCCTAGTTCTTGGAAGGCATTTAGTGGTTGCAAATGCTGGTGACTGCCGAGCAGTTCTATGTAGGAAAGGGGTAGCTGTTGATGCGTCTCAAGATCACAAGCCTTCTTATTTTCCAGAACGCAGGCGGGTTGAGGAGTCGGGCGGTTATATCGAAGATGAATATGTTAATGGTTATCTTTCTGTTACAAGAGCCCTTGGAGACTGGGATTTTAAGCTTCCACTTGGCTCCACATCACCTCTCATTGCTGAGCCGGATGTTCAACAGTTTATGTTATCAGAGGATGATGAATTTATGATCATTGGTTGTGATGGTATCTGGGATGTTATGTCAAGCCAGTATGCTGTAAGCCTTGTCCGTCGTGGGCTTAGGCGGCATAATGACCCAGAACTCGGTGCCAGAGAACTAGTCATGGAAGCATCACGCCTCCATTCAGCTGATAATCTCACTGCTGTTGTTGTCTGCTTCTTGTCACCTAATCCTGTTGAGTCATGCCCACCTCAGAGACGAAGGTTGAGGTGCTTCTGCCTCTCTGAGGAGGCTCGGAACAAGCTGAAGAGCTTGTTTGAAGGCAATTGA
- the LOC118043235 gene encoding stress-response A/B barrel domain-containing protein HS1, with protein MSSTTKPKAVKHTLFVKFNDDVTREQIEKVINDFTNLVNQVEPLKSLHWGTNLGVHDLNFGYTHAFETTFDDLEGLQEYLDSPIVNKFAEGFLPTMSQQFVMDYELY; from the exons aTGTCGTCGACTACAAAACCAAAGGCAGTGAAGCACACCCTATTCGTGAAGTTCAATGATGACGTTACCAGAGAGCAAATTGAGAAAGTCATAAACGACTTCACTAATCTGGTCAATCAAGTTGAACCCTTGAAGAGCTTACACTG GGGCACTAATCTGGGTGTTCACGACCTCAATTTCGGATATACCCATGCTTTTGAAACTACCTTTGATGATCTGGAGGGCTTGCAGGAGTATCTTGATTCTCCGATTGTTAATAAATTCGCAGAAGGATTCTTGCCAACCATGTCGCAACAATTTGTGATGGACTACGAACTCTACTAA
- the LOC118043239 gene encoding uncharacterized protein isoform X1: MMGSQVESVKEIVSDRKPERGEMESRVEAIWEKMNKGVSNKTAKSFSNKRNVSTVNASSKKANNNWMAYLGLTPKEADSSGQDGEVQQNGTSVEDSKVASLWEHMNKGVPNKLHKTFLNKSCSTVDESSQPKSDNWMTYLGMATKRKEYSGHDEPQRRADDIQNGSGDEARKLAAAALSAVKDAAAAAAAAAAGRGKVEIREVRDFAGQEIEVRKLVDADSKEATEKAKAPAPSAVDAVLEQIKKKPKLSVLDKTKKDWGEFKEENKGLEDELDAYKKSSNQYLERVSFLERTDYREFERERDARLALQARRRTDMREDL; the protein is encoded by the exons ATGATGGGTTCTCAAGTCGAGTCTGTTAAAGAAATTGTTTCGGACCGAAAACCCGAAAGAGGTG AGATGGAATCGCGGGTGGAAGCTATATGGGAAAAAATGAATAAAGGAGTTTCTAATAAGACTGCtaaatcattttcaaataagCGTAATGTTTCGACTGTGAATGCTAGTTCAAAGAAGGCGAATAAT AACTGGATGGCTTATCTTGGCTTGACACCTAAGGAGGCAGACTCCTCTGGACAAGATGGGGAGGTGCAGCAGAATGGTACCAGCGTTGAAGACAGTAAGGTCGCTTCCTTGTGGGAGCACATGAATAAAGGAGTACCTAATAAGTTGCATAAAACGTTTTTGAACAAATCTTGCTCAACAGTGGATGAATCTTCGCAGCCTAAGTCTGAT AATTGGATGACCTATCTGGGCATGGCAACAAAGCGAAAGGAATACTCTGGGCATGATGAACCACAGAGGAGAGCTGATGATATACAAAATGGAAGCGGTGATGAGGCCAGGAAGCTTGCTGCTGCAGCTCTCTCTGCAGTTAAGGATGCTGCCGCCGCAgccgcagcagcagcagcaggccGGGGTAAAGTTGAG ATTAGGGAGGTTCGAGACTTTGCTGGTCAGGAAATTGAAGTTAGGAAGCTTGTTGATGCAGATTCAAAAGAAGCAACTGAAAAGGCCAAAGCTCCTGCACCTTCTGCTGTTGATGCTGTTCTtgaacaaatcaagaaaaaaccaAAGCTCAGTGTGCTTGACAAGACGAAAAAGGACTGGGGAGAatttaaggaagaaaataaGGGGTTAGAAGATGAGCTAGATGCATACAAGAAGAGCTCAAACCAGTATTTGGAGAGGGTTTCTTTCTTGGAACGAACAGATTACCGGGAAtttgagagggagagagatgcACGGTTGGCGCTACAGGCCAGGAGGAGGACAGATATGCGAGAGGATTTGTGA
- the LOC118043239 gene encoding uncharacterized protein isoform X2: MMGSQVESVKEIVSDRKPEREMESRVEAIWEKMNKGVSNKTAKSFSNKRNVSTVNASSKKANNNWMAYLGLTPKEADSSGQDGEVQQNGTSVEDSKVASLWEHMNKGVPNKLHKTFLNKSCSTVDESSQPKSDNWMTYLGMATKRKEYSGHDEPQRRADDIQNGSGDEARKLAAAALSAVKDAAAAAAAAAAGRGKVEIREVRDFAGQEIEVRKLVDADSKEATEKAKAPAPSAVDAVLEQIKKKPKLSVLDKTKKDWGEFKEENKGLEDELDAYKKSSNQYLERVSFLERTDYREFERERDARLALQARRRTDMREDL; the protein is encoded by the exons ATGATGGGTTCTCAAGTCGAGTCTGTTAAAGAAATTGTTTCGGACCGAAAACCCGAAAGAG AGATGGAATCGCGGGTGGAAGCTATATGGGAAAAAATGAATAAAGGAGTTTCTAATAAGACTGCtaaatcattttcaaataagCGTAATGTTTCGACTGTGAATGCTAGTTCAAAGAAGGCGAATAAT AACTGGATGGCTTATCTTGGCTTGACACCTAAGGAGGCAGACTCCTCTGGACAAGATGGGGAGGTGCAGCAGAATGGTACCAGCGTTGAAGACAGTAAGGTCGCTTCCTTGTGGGAGCACATGAATAAAGGAGTACCTAATAAGTTGCATAAAACGTTTTTGAACAAATCTTGCTCAACAGTGGATGAATCTTCGCAGCCTAAGTCTGAT AATTGGATGACCTATCTGGGCATGGCAACAAAGCGAAAGGAATACTCTGGGCATGATGAACCACAGAGGAGAGCTGATGATATACAAAATGGAAGCGGTGATGAGGCCAGGAAGCTTGCTGCTGCAGCTCTCTCTGCAGTTAAGGATGCTGCCGCCGCAgccgcagcagcagcagcaggccGGGGTAAAGTTGAG ATTAGGGAGGTTCGAGACTTTGCTGGTCAGGAAATTGAAGTTAGGAAGCTTGTTGATGCAGATTCAAAAGAAGCAACTGAAAAGGCCAAAGCTCCTGCACCTTCTGCTGTTGATGCTGTTCTtgaacaaatcaagaaaaaaccaAAGCTCAGTGTGCTTGACAAGACGAAAAAGGACTGGGGAGAatttaaggaagaaaataaGGGGTTAGAAGATGAGCTAGATGCATACAAGAAGAGCTCAAACCAGTATTTGGAGAGGGTTTCTTTCTTGGAACGAACAGATTACCGGGAAtttgagagggagagagatgcACGGTTGGCGCTACAGGCCAGGAGGAGGACAGATATGCGAGAGGATTTGTGA
- the LOC118043237 gene encoding stress-response A/B barrel domain-containing protein HS1 has translation MATKTPKLVNHTLMARFKDEITREQIDKYINDYTDLLDLVPTMKSFSWGTDLGKESAELNRGYTHVFEATFESIAGLQEYIDSPAHVAFGNRFVPALSQILVIDHFLH, from the exons ATGGCAACCAAAACTCCAAAGCTTGTGAATCACACATTAATGGCTCGGTTCAAGGATGAGATCACACGAGAACAGATCGACAAGTACATTAATGACTATACCGATCTGCTCGATCTCGTTCCAACCATGAAGAGTTTCAGTtg GGGCACGGATCTAGGCAAGGAGTCTGCGGAGCTAAACCGAGGATATACTCATGTCTTTGAAGCTACATTTGAGAGTATAGCAGGTTTGCAAGAGTACATCGATTCTCCTGCTCACGTTGCATTTGGAAATCGTTTTGTGCCTGCTTTGTCACAGATTCTGGTGATAGACCACTTTCTCCACTAA